Proteins found in one Ptychodera flava strain L36383 chromosome 16, AS_Pfla_20210202, whole genome shotgun sequence genomic segment:
- the LOC139114011 gene encoding uncharacterized protein, with product MSACNMWNLDSWESQKRNVLTPEERLAVSKTAGSLKQVGNRYEIGIPWTDERPELPDNRKAAENRLLSLERTLSKKPTLATRYREVMQANIKKGYFETVDGTEGTGPDWYLPHFPVVREDKATTKVRIVYDSAARTEGVSLNDVMLPGPKLQLDMVDVLLRFRRRRIAIVGDIKEIFS from the coding sequence ATGTCGGCTTGTAACATGTGGAATTTAGATTCGTGGGAGAGTCAGAAAAGAAACGTTCTTACACCTGAAGAGCGACTCGCTGTGAGCAAAACTGCGGGATCGCTGAAGCAGGTCGGTAATCGTTATGAAATTGGCATACCATGGACAGATGAACGCCCAGAGTTGCCTGACAACCGTAAAGCAGCGGAAAATAGACTATTGAGTTTAGAAAGAACTCTGTCAAAGAAACCCACCTTGGCAACACGTTACAGGGAGGTGATGCAGGCCAACATCAAAAAGGGGTACTTTGAAACGGTTGATGGTACGGAAGGGACTGGACCTGATTGGTACCTACCACATTTCCCGGTAGTGCGTGAAGACAAAGCCACTACAAAAGTAAGGATAGTTTACGACTCAGCTGCCAGAACTGAAGGAGTGTCTCTCAATGATGTGATGTTACCAGGTCCAAAATTGCAATTAGACATGGTAGATGTTCTACTACGTTTCCGCCGACGAAGGATTGCAATTGTTGGGGATATCAAAGAGATATTCTCATAA